In Sporosarcina sp. PTS2304, a genomic segment contains:
- the pheA gene encoding prephenate dehydratase: protein MTEKKYTPSVAYLGPEASFTHIAAVDLFGTDGLTPRPTIPDCIEAVTAGHVAYALVPLENALEGSVPLTIDYLFHGGELFITAEISTPIEQHLLVNKAQMDHMDELESIQSHPHALAQCHKFLQYRYRRVPLIQTTSTAAAAKSISEQPELRVAAIGNRLAAETYGLHIAEENIHDFHFNHTRFVVLSLRKEKLEHTKHDASLKTTLMVKLPENDRPGMLHQILSVFSWRRLNLSKIESRPLKTGLGQYFFIIDIMESEDHPMMKGAMEELEALGCTARSFGSYYVYESNPSTS, encoded by the coding sequence ATGACAGAGAAGAAATATACACCATCCGTTGCGTATTTGGGACCTGAAGCATCTTTCACCCATATCGCAGCTGTTGACTTATTTGGTACAGATGGCTTAACGCCCCGTCCAACGATTCCAGACTGCATTGAAGCGGTTACGGCGGGACATGTCGCATATGCACTCGTGCCATTAGAGAATGCACTAGAAGGTTCGGTTCCATTAACGATTGATTATTTATTTCATGGCGGCGAGTTGTTCATTACCGCAGAAATTTCTACACCGATTGAACAACATTTATTAGTGAATAAAGCGCAAATGGATCATATGGATGAATTGGAATCGATTCAGTCTCACCCGCATGCGCTGGCACAATGTCATAAGTTTCTACAATACCGCTATCGTCGAGTTCCTTTAATACAGACGACTTCTACAGCAGCGGCTGCCAAATCTATTTCAGAACAGCCGGAGTTGCGTGTAGCAGCCATCGGGAATCGTTTGGCAGCAGAAACATATGGTCTACATATCGCAGAAGAAAATATTCATGATTTTCATTTTAATCACACACGTTTTGTCGTGTTGTCATTGCGGAAGGAAAAACTTGAACATACGAAACATGATGCTTCCTTAAAAACGACATTGATGGTGAAATTGCCTGAAAATGACCGACCAGGAATGTTGCACCAAATTTTATCTGTTTTTTCATGGCGCCGTTTGAACTTAAGTAAAATTGAATCAAGACCATTAAAAACTGGACTTGGTCAATATTTCTTTATTATTGATATTATGGAATCTGAAGATCATCCGATGATGAAAGGTGCGATGGAAGAGTTAGAAGCACTAGGTTGCACAGCCCGTTCGTTCGGATCCTATTATGTATATGAAAGTAACCCGTCCACTAGCTAA
- the minD gene encoding septum site-determining protein MinD has protein sequence MGEAIVITSGKGGVGKTTTSANLGTALALQGKKVCLIDTDIGLRNLDVILGLENRIIYDLVDVVEGRCKVHQALVKDKRFEDRLFLLPAAQTTDKSAVNPEQMKKLVLEMKMDYDYVLIDCPAGIEQGYKNAIAGADRAIVVTTPEISAVRDADRIIGLLEAEEGIEPPKLIINRIRSGMMESGETLDINEITTHLSIDLLGIVMDDRSVISSSNKGEPVVMDPTNPAAMGYRNIARRILGESVPLMSMEKSKKGFLGKIKNMFGK, from the coding sequence TTGGGAGAAGCGATTGTTATTACTTCTGGTAAAGGTGGCGTAGGGAAAACAACTACGTCCGCGAATCTTGGTACCGCTCTTGCGTTACAAGGTAAAAAAGTATGTTTGATTGATACGGATATTGGTCTACGAAATTTGGACGTTATTTTAGGTTTAGAAAATCGCATTATTTACGATTTAGTAGATGTGGTGGAAGGACGTTGTAAGGTCCATCAAGCACTCGTAAAGGACAAGCGTTTTGAAGATCGTTTATTTTTACTACCTGCTGCACAAACAACAGATAAAAGTGCAGTCAATCCAGAACAGATGAAGAAACTCGTTCTTGAGATGAAGATGGATTATGACTATGTGCTGATCGACTGTCCTGCAGGAATTGAGCAAGGGTATAAAAATGCTATTGCAGGCGCTGACCGTGCGATTGTCGTGACGACTCCAGAAATTTCAGCTGTGCGTGATGCAGACCGAATCATTGGTCTACTGGAGGCAGAAGAAGGGATTGAGCCCCCTAAATTGATCATTAACCGTATCCGTTCAGGTATGATGGAAAGCGGAGAAACATTAGATATTAACGAGATTACGACGCATTTGTCGATAGATCTACTAGGGATCGTTATGGATGACCGCAGCGTTATCTCTTCTTCCAATAAAGGAGAACCGGTAGTAATGGATCCTACTAATCCTGCGGCAATGGGCTATCGTAACATTGCACGACGTATTTTAGGGGAGTCTGTGCCATTGATGTCGATGGAGAAAAGTAAAAAAGGATTCTTAGGTAAAATTAAGAATATGTTCGGAAAATAA
- the minC gene encoding septum site-determining protein MinC, producing MTKSQLITIKGTKDGLVLRLDDHCSFSDLLDELKEKVSGSVLEGVSEVQLHTGRRFCDEQDMKSILAIIHTSPNLRVSKVHSDVISLEACEKKLIEEQSETYVGIVRSGQVVRAEGDLVIIGDVNQSAQVIAGGSIYVLGRVKGIAHAGANGNEDAVIAASWLEATHLKIADKMEIMTDELTILSEQPEMECAYLHKNGHIAIDRLQELRHLRPNLATFKGGS from the coding sequence GTGACGAAATCACAGTTGATAACGATAAAAGGAACAAAGGACGGCTTAGTGCTACGTTTGGATGACCATTGTTCGTTTTCTGATCTTCTGGATGAGCTAAAAGAAAAAGTATCAGGCAGTGTACTCGAAGGTGTCTCTGAAGTACAGCTACATACGGGACGTCGCTTTTGTGACGAGCAAGACATGAAAAGTATTCTTGCAATCATTCATACCTCTCCAAACCTACGTGTTTCGAAGGTTCATAGTGACGTCATTTCATTAGAGGCGTGTGAGAAGAAATTGATTGAAGAACAGTCCGAGACATATGTCGGAATCGTTCGTTCGGGTCAAGTAGTCCGTGCAGAAGGCGATTTAGTCATCATCGGGGATGTGAATCAAAGTGCCCAAGTTATTGCGGGCGGTAGTATTTATGTGTTAGGTCGCGTAAAGGGCATCGCGCATGCAGGAGCGAATGGGAATGAAGACGCGGTTATTGCGGCATCATGGCTTGAAGCTACTCATTTGAAGATTGCTGATAAGATGGAAATCATGACGGATGAGTTGACGATTCTTTCTGAACAACCTGAAATGGAATGTGCTTATCTCCATAAGAATGGGCATATTGCGATTGACCGGCTTCAGGAACTCCGACATTTACGTCCGAACCTTGCGACATTTAAGGGAGGTAGTTAA
- the mreD gene encoding rod shape-determining protein MreD has product MIRFIIPLIAIVLFFLEPIFSLFSPIGINDSLYIFIPRFLIVYLIFIATYYSRKRAFIYALVLGVLYDMYHIDIIGLYTFLYPLICYVSASIIRQVERRTSTVMLLSLAMIVLLELLSYLFASIIALTSIDFNEFVTSRLIPTVIANSLFIGMFGYMFKQLIEKRFLQKQAGF; this is encoded by the coding sequence ATGATTCGGTTCATCATTCCTTTGATTGCGATCGTCTTGTTTTTTCTGGAACCTATTTTCAGTCTGTTTTCCCCAATCGGGATCAATGACAGCCTGTATATTTTTATTCCGCGATTTTTGATCGTCTATTTAATTTTTATTGCGACATATTACAGCAGAAAACGTGCTTTTATTTATGCTTTGGTACTTGGAGTCTTGTATGATATGTACCACATTGATATTATTGGTCTATATACATTTTTGTACCCGCTCATTTGCTATGTATCTGCTTCGATCATTCGACAAGTGGAGCGACGTACTTCGACAGTCATGTTGCTTTCTTTGGCCATGATTGTGTTGTTGGAATTACTGTCTTACCTGTTCGCAAGTATTATTGCGCTTACATCCATTGACTTTAATGAATTCGTAACGAGTAGGCTTATTCCGACCGTTATTGCCAATTCTCTATTCATTGGGATGTTTGGTTACATGTTTAAACAACTTATTGAAAAACGATTTTTACAAAAACAAGCTGGCTTTTAA
- a CDS encoding nucleoside triphosphate pyrophosphatase — translation MKFSSIQPVVLASNSPRRKELLQLAGIEFTVVPSDVKEDLPFTPREPDRYAIRLSEQKAKVVFDKHPQAMVVAADTIVVKGNRQFPKPVDNEQAIEFLLELSGETHQVITGVTVLMEGRKLQFASLSQVKFRDLDVGLVHEYVRSGDAADKAGAYGIQTDGMLFVEAIVGDYQNIVGLPIGQLVEYLRDEQWLTLEVGDA, via the coding sequence ATGAAATTTTCTAGTATTCAACCGGTCGTTCTCGCTTCAAATTCACCAAGACGTAAAGAATTATTACAGCTCGCAGGTATAGAGTTTACAGTTGTACCGAGTGATGTGAAAGAAGATTTGCCGTTTACGCCACGTGAACCCGATCGTTATGCCATTCGTTTGTCGGAGCAAAAGGCGAAAGTGGTGTTCGATAAACATCCGCAGGCTATGGTGGTTGCGGCAGATACTATCGTAGTTAAAGGGAATCGGCAGTTTCCAAAGCCAGTCGATAATGAACAGGCCATTGAGTTTTTATTGGAACTTTCAGGGGAGACCCACCAAGTGATCACGGGTGTTACGGTGTTGATGGAAGGGCGAAAATTGCAGTTTGCTAGTCTATCGCAGGTGAAGTTCCGCGATTTGGATGTCGGTCTAGTACATGAGTATGTGCGCTCTGGGGATGCGGCAGACAAAGCGGGGGCGTATGGCATTCAAACGGATGGTATGTTATTTGTGGAAGCGATTGTCGGGGATTATCAAAATATTGTCGGTTTGCCGATTGGGCAATTAGTCGAATATCTTCGCGATGAGCAATGGTTGACATTAGAAGTAGGTGATGCGTAA
- the obgE gene encoding GTPase ObgE — translation MFVDHVKVFVKGGDGGDGMVAFRREKYIAYGGPAGGDGGKGADVIFIVDEGLRTLMDFRYQRHFKAPRGEHGGSKNMHGRGGKDMVVKVPPGTIVKDAETGTIIADLVEDGQTAVIARGGRGGRGNSRFATPQNTAPELSEKGEPGVSRDIVLELKVLADVGLVGFPSVGKSTLLSVVSAAKPKIADYHFTTLVPNLGMVETDDHRTFVMADLPGLIEGAHEGVGLGHQFLRHIERTRVIVHVIDMSGLEGREPIDDYHTINAELEQYNMRLTERPQIVVANKMDMPDAEENLVAFKEALGDEEVQIFPISALTRTGLDPLLYAVLDLLETTPEFPMLEDVEEDENSVLYKHEATGPDFVISRDDDGAFVLSGYTLERLFQMTDFNFDQSVRRFARQMRGMGIDDALRERGAENGDIVRIMNYEFEFLE, via the coding sequence ATGTTTGTGGATCACGTAAAAGTTTTTGTTAAAGGTGGCGACGGTGGCGACGGTATGGTTGCGTTCCGTCGTGAAAAATATATAGCGTATGGCGGCCCGGCTGGTGGAGATGGTGGTAAAGGAGCGGACGTAATCTTTATCGTAGACGAAGGTTTGCGTACGTTGATGGATTTCCGTTATCAGCGTCATTTCAAAGCTCCTCGTGGAGAGCACGGGGGCAGTAAAAATATGCATGGTCGCGGTGGAAAAGATATGGTAGTTAAAGTTCCGCCGGGTACGATTGTGAAAGATGCTGAAACAGGGACAATCATTGCAGACTTGGTTGAAGACGGTCAAACAGCCGTCATTGCGCGAGGCGGTCGTGGTGGTCGTGGGAATAGCCGTTTTGCGACACCACAAAATACAGCACCTGAACTTTCGGAAAAAGGGGAACCAGGTGTGAGCCGTGATATCGTGCTCGAATTGAAAGTGTTAGCAGATGTTGGGCTAGTTGGATTCCCGAGTGTAGGGAAATCGACATTATTATCTGTTGTTTCAGCCGCGAAGCCAAAAATTGCGGATTATCATTTTACAACGCTCGTTCCGAATTTAGGAATGGTGGAAACAGACGATCATCGTACTTTTGTAATGGCGGATTTACCTGGCTTAATTGAAGGCGCGCATGAAGGAGTCGGACTCGGCCACCAGTTTTTACGTCATATTGAGCGGACGCGTGTCATTGTCCATGTCATTGATATGTCGGGCTTGGAAGGTCGCGAGCCGATCGATGACTACCATACGATTAACGCGGAGCTAGAGCAATACAATATGCGTTTGACTGAACGTCCGCAAATCGTTGTCGCAAATAAAATGGACATGCCGGATGCGGAAGAAAATTTGGTGGCATTTAAAGAGGCGCTCGGTGATGAAGAGGTTCAAATATTCCCGATTTCTGCATTGACGAGAACAGGATTGGATCCATTACTGTATGCGGTGCTTGATTTACTTGAAACGACACCGGAATTCCCAATGCTTGAAGATGTGGAAGAAGACGAAAACTCTGTATTGTATAAACATGAAGCGACAGGTCCGGACTTCGTTATTTCTCGCGATGACGACGGTGCATTTGTGTTGTCAGGTTACACACTTGAGCGTTTATTCCAGATGACGGACTTCAACTTTGATCAGTCCGTTCGGAGGTTTGCTCGACAAATGCGCGGAATGGGTATCGATGATGCATTGCGTGAGCGTGGTGCGGAAAACGGAGATATCGTTCGGATTATGAATTATGAGTTTGAATTCCTAGAGTAA
- a CDS encoding ACT domain-containing protein, giving the protein MEQIGEGQFYLVREDVLTESMQKMLEAKRMLARGEVTTIQEATKRVGLSRSAFYKYRDAVFPFESIARDRILTIFIQLEDLKGSLAVLLEIVSKSKCNVLTIHQTIPVQGRANITLSLDVTEMEIKVEAFLQRLKAPRFIDSVDLISSGVF; this is encoded by the coding sequence ATGGAGCAAATCGGGGAAGGCCAGTTTTATTTGGTCCGAGAAGATGTGTTGACTGAATCGATGCAAAAGATGTTGGAAGCAAAAAGAATGTTGGCAAGAGGCGAAGTGACGACGATCCAAGAGGCAACTAAACGGGTCGGTTTGTCACGTAGCGCTTTTTACAAATATCGTGATGCCGTGTTCCCGTTCGAGTCTATCGCACGGGATCGCATTTTAACGATCTTTATTCAACTAGAAGACTTAAAAGGGTCTTTGGCGGTATTATTGGAAATTGTCTCAAAATCAAAGTGTAATGTCCTAACGATCCACCAAACGATTCCTGTACAAGGTCGTGCCAATATTACACTTTCGCTCGATGTGACAGAAATGGAAATAAAAGTAGAAGCCTTTTTACAACGATTAAAAGCGCCTCGATTTATTGATTCCGTTGATTTAATAAGTTCAGGTGTGTTTTAA
- the mreC gene encoding rod shape-determining protein MreC, translated as MPRFFSNKRLIILLVGVIVLVALIAFSLRDRNHANVPEQAVKDVVGFGQSLFTKPAHFATKVIESIDTMLNTYEENKRLKERLDTFATMQAELADVKANNVKLRGIIDKQEDLRAYEPIQSTVISRNPDQWEEKLIIDKGTTNGVGVNMAVVTAQGLIGKVILTTSTTSTVELLSTENSSLRVAAMVVGDQEIFGLIEGFDRQTRQLIMKRIDSSFDVKKGMTVISSGLGGIFPKGLLIGEITEVSTDDYGLTKLAYIRPAANFSMLDHVMVAKRLTAVVDGTDGGNSADAKEEGGS; from the coding sequence ATGCCGCGTTTTTTTTCCAATAAACGATTAATCATTTTATTAGTAGGAGTAATCGTCCTTGTGGCATTAATTGCATTCTCACTTCGCGACCGTAACCATGCAAATGTTCCGGAACAAGCAGTGAAGGATGTTGTCGGATTTGGGCAGTCGCTCTTTACGAAGCCGGCTCACTTTGCTACTAAGGTCATTGAAAGTATTGATACGATGCTTAATACATACGAAGAAAACAAACGACTAAAAGAACGATTAGACACATTCGCGACGATGCAAGCCGAATTGGCGGACGTCAAAGCGAATAATGTAAAATTACGAGGAATCATCGACAAACAGGAGGATCTGCGTGCGTATGAGCCGATCCAATCTACTGTGATTTCGCGTAATCCCGATCAATGGGAAGAAAAGTTAATTATTGATAAAGGTACGACAAATGGTGTAGGTGTCAATATGGCTGTAGTTACAGCGCAAGGCTTGATTGGGAAAGTTATTTTAACGACTTCTACTACTTCAACAGTGGAGTTGCTATCGACAGAAAACAGCAGTTTGCGCGTGGCAGCTATGGTTGTCGGCGACCAAGAAATTTTCGGTTTGATCGAAGGTTTTGACCGTCAAACTCGTCAATTGATCATGAAGCGTATTGATTCTAGCTTTGATGTAAAAAAAGGCATGACGGTTATTTCTTCGGGACTGGGCGGAATTTTCCCTAAAGGTCTATTAATTGGTGAAATTACTGAAGTGTCAACAGATGATTACGGGTTGACGAAGTTGGCGTATATTCGTCCAGCGGCTAATTTTTCTATGTTGGATCATGTAATGGTCGCGAAAAGGTTGACAGCCGTTGTAGATGGTACCGATGGAGGAAACTCTGCGGACGCTAAGGAGGAAGGTGGATCATGA
- a CDS encoding peptidoglycan DD-metalloendopeptidase family protein has translation MKWKTKWIIAFVLLVSVVALSKLEERQLVNVPVTQYVTTGKDFVVMKKWVSSWLADEESITVSAESVFDPFASYESFQPYQDGAIISYTQPLSITSQGSGLVVFTGYTRQSGKTVTVQYDNGDEVTYGFVGSFSTLPYTAVRRGDEIAVMDEEALYIRVKRDGIPLEPTVLATYMTGDLK, from the coding sequence GTGAAGTGGAAAACGAAATGGATCATCGCCTTTGTCCTGCTAGTGTCTGTTGTAGCTTTATCAAAATTAGAAGAACGGCAGCTAGTAAACGTGCCTGTGACGCAATATGTAACGACTGGGAAAGATTTTGTTGTGATGAAAAAGTGGGTGTCTTCTTGGTTGGCCGATGAAGAATCGATAACAGTGTCTGCTGAATCTGTATTTGATCCATTCGCTTCGTACGAATCATTTCAGCCTTATCAAGACGGCGCTATTATCTCGTATACGCAACCATTATCCATTACGTCGCAAGGGAGTGGTCTCGTCGTATTTACGGGCTATACACGGCAGTCAGGCAAGACCGTGACCGTGCAATACGATAATGGAGATGAAGTGACGTATGGTTTCGTCGGCTCATTTTCGACACTGCCCTATACTGCGGTGAGACGGGGAGATGAAATTGCAGTAATGGACGAAGAAGCGCTTTATATCCGTGTAAAACGTGATGGGATACCGCTAGAGCCTACAGTTCTTGCGACGTATATGACGGGCGACCTCAAATGA
- a CDS encoding metalloprotease — translation MKFRIHPILLPVFLFFMVVGGVSLYAMILFSLVFHELGHVVAAKKTGMKIRSCTILPYGGELQIVNRQLATKQQRLITALGGPVATAVLLIVGSFVEFPGREQFVQIQWILLSVNLLPFLPLDGGQVISVLVETKKNKYISRSYFTLYSIVAAIALSVYLIGFLPDSLPYVLLTSFLVLQNVVTYRFRKYEQIFEQMASGAKQTTIN, via the coding sequence ATGAAATTTCGCATTCATCCGATTTTATTACCGGTATTTTTATTTTTTATGGTCGTCGGGGGCGTCTCATTATACGCGATGATATTATTTTCATTGGTTTTTCATGAACTCGGACACGTCGTAGCTGCTAAAAAAACAGGAATGAAAATACGCAGTTGTACGATTTTACCGTATGGAGGGGAATTGCAGATTGTCAATCGCCAACTTGCAACTAAACAACAACGGCTGATTACCGCGCTAGGTGGGCCTGTCGCGACAGCCGTTTTGCTAATCGTTGGATCGTTCGTGGAATTTCCTGGTCGCGAACAATTTGTACAAATTCAATGGATTTTATTAAGCGTGAATTTATTGCCGTTTCTACCATTGGACGGTGGACAAGTTATTTCTGTGTTAGTAGAGACGAAAAAAAATAAATATATTTCACGTTCATACTTTACCCTTTATTCTATTGTGGCAGCGATCGCGTTAAGTGTATATCTTATCGGTTTTTTACCAGATAGTTTGCCATATGTATTACTAACTTCTTTTTTAGTTTTACAAAATGTGGTCACGTACCGCTTCCGAAAATATGAGCAAATCTTTGAGCAAATGGCGAGTGGAGCGAAGCAAACGACTATAAATTAG
- the rplU gene encoding 50S ribosomal protein L21: MYAIIETGGKQIKVEAGQEIYIEKVSGEADEVVTFDKVLMVGGDDVKVGAPFVEGATVTGKVVKQGRGKKITVFKYKPKKNYRKKQGHRQPYTKIVIDGINL, encoded by the coding sequence ATGTACGCAATTATTGAAACTGGTGGAAAACAAATCAAAGTTGAAGCAGGACAAGAAATCTACATCGAGAAGGTTTCTGGTGAAGCTGATGAAGTGGTAACATTTGACAAGGTGCTAATGGTGGGCGGAGATGACGTTAAAGTCGGTGCTCCATTCGTAGAAGGCGCTACTGTAACAGGTAAAGTTGTCAAGCAAGGCCGTGGAAAGAAAATTACGGTTTTCAAATACAAGCCGAAAAAGAACTACCGCAAAAAACAAGGTCATCGTCAGCCATACACGAAAATCGTGATCGACGGAATCAATCTGTAA
- a CDS encoding ribosomal-processing cysteine protease Prp has translation MIHVHITKEPSGRISAFEMDGHADYAEHGKDLVCAGASAVSFGAVNAIAELTGCTPEIEQGANGGYLRVAFPVTARDAEVQLLVQAMIISLQTIELDYAEYIQLSFTK, from the coding sequence ATGATACATGTCCATATTACGAAAGAGCCTTCCGGGCGCATCTCAGCTTTTGAGATGGATGGTCATGCGGACTATGCTGAACACGGTAAAGACTTAGTATGCGCAGGTGCGTCAGCCGTATCATTCGGTGCGGTCAATGCAATTGCTGAGCTGACAGGTTGTACACCGGAAATTGAGCAAGGTGCGAATGGTGGATATTTACGTGTGGCGTTTCCGGTAACGGCGCGAGATGCGGAAGTTCAACTACTCGTTCAAGCTATGATTATCTCTTTACAGACGATTGAACTAGACTATGCAGAATATATACAATTATCCTTTACAAAGTAG
- a CDS encoding rod shape-determining protein, protein MFGFRNRNVGIDLGTANTLVFIKDQGIVLREPSVVAKNTTTNEIIAVGEEARSMIGRTPSSIVAIRPMRDGVIADFDTTTAMISHYLKEALKAAGSSWRKPNVMICVPYGITSVERRAVIDAARHAGAKEAYTIEEPFAAAIGADLPVWEPTGSMVVDIGGGTTEVAIISLGGIVTSTSIRVGGDSMDDAIVDYVRKTYHMLVGERTAEAIKFEIGSAFDLEKTEKMDIHGRDLLTGLPKTMEITSQEIVIALKEPVAAIIEGMRSTLEKTPPELASDVMDRGLVLTGGGSLLRNLDKAISEETKMPVFIAEHPLDCVVIGTGKALENISLIRKIQTQ, encoded by the coding sequence TTGTTTGGGTTCAGAAACAGAAATGTAGGGATTGACCTGGGGACTGCAAATACCTTGGTTTTCATTAAGGATCAGGGCATTGTACTCAGAGAACCTTCCGTAGTCGCAAAAAATACTACGACAAATGAAATCATCGCTGTCGGTGAAGAGGCTCGCTCCATGATTGGCCGTACACCGAGCTCAATCGTAGCGATTCGTCCTATGAGAGATGGAGTCATTGCTGATTTCGACACGACAACGGCTATGATCTCTCATTATTTAAAAGAAGCTCTAAAAGCGGCGGGTAGTTCGTGGAGAAAGCCGAATGTGATGATTTGTGTTCCGTATGGCATCACTTCTGTAGAACGACGTGCAGTGATTGATGCAGCGCGCCATGCAGGGGCGAAGGAAGCGTATACGATTGAGGAACCTTTTGCAGCTGCGATCGGGGCAGATTTACCTGTTTGGGAACCAACCGGCAGTATGGTCGTCGATATAGGTGGCGGTACGACAGAAGTCGCTATTATTTCACTTGGTGGGATTGTAACGAGTACTTCGATTCGTGTCGGTGGTGATTCGATGGATGATGCGATCGTGGACTACGTTCGTAAAACGTATCATATGCTAGTAGGGGAAAGAACAGCGGAAGCGATTAAGTTTGAAATTGGATCTGCATTTGATTTGGAAAAGACAGAAAAGATGGATATTCACGGTCGTGATTTGTTGACTGGTTTGCCTAAAACAATGGAAATCACTTCTCAAGAGATTGTCATTGCATTAAAAGAACCGGTGGCGGCGATCATTGAAGGTATGCGCTCGACGCTTGAAAAGACACCGCCTGAACTAGCATCAGATGTAATGGATCGCGGTTTGGTCTTGACGGGTGGCGGATCGTTATTGCGTAATTTGGACAAAGCGATTTCAGAAGAGACGAAAATGCCTGTCTTTATTGCTGAACATCCACTAGACTGTGTAGTCATTGGTACTGGTAAAGCATTGGAAAACATAAGTCTTATTCGAAAGATTCAAACACAATAA
- the rpmA gene encoding 50S ribosomal protein L27, translating to MLRLDLQFFASKKGVGSTKNGRDSESKRLGAKRADGQFVSGGSILYRQRGTKIHPGENVGRGGDDTLFAKIDGVVRFERLGRDKKKVSVYPQTQEA from the coding sequence ATGTTACGTTTGGATTTACAGTTCTTCGCATCCAAAAAAGGAGTAGGTTCTACTAAGAACGGTCGTGACTCCGAATCGAAACGTCTTGGCGCTAAGCGTGCAGACGGACAATTCGTTTCCGGTGGATCAATCCTTTATCGCCAACGCGGAACAAAAATTCACCCAGGTGAAAACGTTGGTCGCGGTGGAGATGATACTCTATTCGCAAAAATCGACGGCGTCGTTCGTTTCGAGCGCCTTGGCCGCGATAAAAAGAAAGTCAGTGTCTACCCACAAACACAAGAAGCGTAA
- a CDS encoding Spo0B domain-containing protein, with translation MGKNELNVSQVVKFSRHDHMNDLQLVLMYIDMGKYAEAKNCILEKTANMQRQAMLQKLCLPDTEEWLMTLPWRYPVLTVELFCDIALKIDSVELDQVLVDYLESLVELVIPKIERYTNCAVMISVTTDETAWIIQLTFQELRVKQLDIPENSSQFTVEVHGESNQWTITISGQLGGL, from the coding sequence ATGGGCAAGAATGAACTGAACGTGTCGCAAGTTGTTAAATTTAGCCGGCACGATCATATGAATGATCTTCAATTAGTTTTAATGTATATTGACATGGGGAAATATGCAGAAGCTAAAAATTGCATCTTAGAAAAAACTGCAAATATGCAGCGTCAAGCAATGCTTCAAAAACTTTGCTTGCCAGATACAGAAGAATGGTTAATGACATTGCCATGGCGTTATCCTGTCTTGACAGTCGAACTGTTTTGCGACATCGCTCTAAAAATAGATTCGGTGGAGCTGGATCAGGTACTTGTGGATTATTTGGAAAGTCTGGTAGAGCTAGTCATTCCAAAAATCGAGCGCTATACAAATTGTGCAGTTATGATTTCGGTAACAACAGATGAGACGGCATGGATTATCCAATTGACGTTTCAAGAATTGCGCGTAAAACAACTAGACATCCCAGAAAACTCATCTCAGTTTACGGTCGAAGTTCACGGAGAATCGAATCAATGGACGATTACTATCAGTGGACAATTAGGAGGATTATAA